AACAAAACCCTACTGTTCCACCAAACCTGTGTTCTTGTCATCACGTTTCTTGCATATGCTTCCTTCCATGCCTCTAGGAAGCCACCAAGCATTGTTAAGAGTGTTCTTGGTCCCACAGTTCCTTTGAATTCAACTCAAGCTCCCAATTTGAGTCCCACTGATGCAGGCTGGCCCCCTTTCAATGACGCCCATGGAACTCACCGGCTTGGTGAGGTTGATCTGGCATTCCTTAGTTCCTACTCCGTAGGCATGTATTTTGCCGGTCATGTTGGTGATCGTATCGATTTGAGGCTGTTTCTTGTGGTTGGGATGATGGGGAGTGGGATCTTTACTGTGCTTTTTGGGTTGGGGTACTGGTTTGATGTTCATGTGTTCggatactttgttgttgttcagATTTTTTGTGGAGTGTTTCAGTCCATTGGGTGGCCCTGTGTGGTGGCAGTTGTGGGGAATTGGCTTGGTGAATCCAAGAGGGGGTTCATAATGGGGGTGTGGAGTTCACATACATCAGTGGGGAACATAGTTGGTTCATTTGTAGCATCTGgagttttggaatttggatggggtTGGTCATTTGTGGTGCCCGGACTTCTGATCATTTTTGTTGGGATTTTGGTGTATGTGTTTCTTGTCGTGAGTCCAGAGGATATGGGATTCGTGCATCCTGGAATTGAGGTTGAAATGAGTGCGCAAGAAACGAGTGCGGTCAAGAATCCACAGGGAACAGAATCAGAGGAAGCTATGCTAATTCAGTCTGAAGATGCAGCTTCTTCTgattcttcttctgcaattggGTTTCTGGAGGCATGGAAGATACCAGGAGTAGCATCTTTTGCTTTTTGCCTCTTTTTCTCAAAGCTTGTCGCTTACACTTTTCTGTATTGGTTGCCCTTCTACATAAGGCACACTGGTAATTGCTGATACATGCAATAATATATGATCTCTAATAGAACTTGTTTGCCATTTTGAGTCTTACGTATTGTGTTAATATATCAGCCAGTTTATATTACTAGTTGCAATATCTTTCTAATACATGGATTAAATGTTTCTCTCCAGGATTTAATGCTGTTGTTTTTAAGTCGGGGGTGTTCAAAAATTGTTCTTTATTCATTTTTGCTATATTATCTTTGTCTTCGTTTTGTTCAAGTGGCACTGTTTTGATAAGTTGTCATATGGAAATTAgtgctttttattttgttttttaaggGTAATGAGAATCAAGTGTTATCCAACTATGAAAAAGGCAAATATCATAACATATGTTGCTAGTGTTTATGTTAATTCATGCTGATTTACCATTGTTTTTAATGGTAATATTCTTTTGCTTTTGTTCATTTGGTGATCGTTGCAGCTGTTGCCGGTATGCATATATCACACAAGACTTCCGGTTTACTGTCAACGATATTTGACATTGGAGGAGTCCTTGGCGGAATTACAGCAGGGTTCATTTCTGATGTAATTGAAGCACGTGCGATTACATCAATACTGTTCTTGTTCCTATCAATTCCAGCTCTTATTTTGTATCGTGCTTTTGGCAGCCTCTCTATCCTGGCAAACATTGGATTAATGTTTACGTCGGGATTCTTTGTTAATGGTCCATACTCCTTAATCACGACTGCTGTGGCTGCTGATCTTGGTATGCAGAGCTCGAATGGTGGAAATTCCCGTGCAGTGGCTACTGTGACTGCAATCATAGACGGTACTGGTTCTGTGGGAGCTGCTCTTGGACCACTTCTGGCAGGTTATATTTCAACTAGAGGATGGAACAGTGTCTTTCTTATGCTGATTCTGTCTATTCTCTTTGCTGGTTTATTCTTGATTCGTGTTGCAAGAACTGAGATAAGTGCGAAGCTTCCAGAAAagtgactttaaatattttgcaCACATTTGACTATTTTATATGAACACTCAAGTTTGACACGGGCaaggttttttttatttcagtttccaattttttttagttgaaaatTCCAAACTTAAGtttccaaataaaaaaagaggttAGAACAAAGAGGAGAAGTACAAAGTGGGTGCCATTAGATTTTTCCATTTCATTTAGGCCATTTTGTTGATAGTATATAGAGGAATTATTGAAAAGCATCATTTGTTGTATTCTTGTATCATGTTCTCAGGTTTGCTAGGAATGTTTTGGATAGAAAAATTCAACACTTTTTGATGTTGTTAACTGTTCATTCTATTGTCGTATTGTTTAATGGATAGGTCATACTTGTTATCGAGATTTTCGTTTCTAATGATCTGTGTTATAGATGGCCTCTTTTACACGATTTTCTTTTTGTACATTGTAATCATCATATATTCCTAACGAGAGCTTTCGTTGCTAAGTGCTTTTGGATTGACTTTtgaaataagtatttttttcaaaGAGAGTTTTTTTCagatatattttattagaaagtaatttatgtttgaatagataatataagaaatttttttattcttttagaaAGTAACAAATTGTTTACTTGAagtataagttttttttttttttccatttcttaGATAAAAGTATTTCTTTTAAGTTGTATCCAAACTAATCTAAAATttagtaaaagtaattttttttaataaaagaaatgtaCTTTTATCCTATAAAGAGCCAATTGTAAAGAAAGAGGGAGATCAAACTGCagaacagaaaaacaaaaaagagagaTAGAGGAGAGGAAATGAATATAATTGACTGAATATTACTGAACTGAATTAGTCAATGGCGTGCCAATATTTGCACAGATGTATAAACCAGCGAACTTGTCCTGTTTTCTAACAACTAACTTTCCCTCCAATTAACAATAACTAATAGAACTAAGTCTAATTATCCTTGCCCTAATCGGCTTTTTTTACTTTGTCAATGACATTATCCTTTACATCCTTCCTCAAACTTAGGGGGACACTATGACCAACTTAAGTTTGTCTTCAAATCTAGTGAACAGAATTGTAGATAATGACTTAATGAATATGTCTGACACTTGATCGTATGCTCGGATGTGCGTAACGAAAAGTGGGGCGGTGTGACCTTGTCTTGAACAAAATTTAGGCTTAATTCAAAATGTTTGGACCTGCTAAGAGGCTGACTAAGAGGCATGTCCAGCCCATGAAAAAGATTTCTCATGAACGTTATGTCAGCTTCGGCCACTAGTAGTGCTCGAAATTCAACTTTAGTTCTAGAACGGGTCACTACTTGCTGTTTCTTGCATTTCCAAGCCACCAAATTGTTTTATAAATAGACACAGTATCCAGTCATAGATTTGCAGTTGTATCTATCCAATTTCTAGCACGTTATGATCAATACTAGTCACTACTATAGTACTATTCAGCTTATCCTAGGGACTCTAGACCCGATATATCAAGCATATTATTATGAGCTTGTATCACTTATCAAGATCGTAAGTTAGCCAATATATAAGGTATAGCCATAAGCAGTTCAAATCACATAGTACAATTATGAATGTAGGAAAGCAAGTAAATATCACATACATGTATATATGCTCTAGCATttagttcaatacataatgAAGCTTCAAATAATACATCAACTACTTATCCATATACTATAGACTTATTTATATGTACAAACTCTGTAGATTATTACCAGGCTCTAGCTCACGCAAGAGCCATCCTAGGCTGGATTCTGTCtaacttttataaatatatacaagagTAAAATACTAAATTGGTCCCCTATTTTTGGGCGTAATTCTATTTTGATctttaaggtttaaagtgtcctatttgaatccaaaaatatttcatttaatatCAATTTAGTCCCACGgtgaggtcaaagttaaataattaagaaaatgtCCTACATAACAACAGTACAAGAACAAAATCGATAATCTGGAGAACAAGTATAAGCTctagaggcacaaaatcaacaaataaaatattttctatagaactaaagagaatgataaataaatgtattgatgtatcaacggttgattttgtgcctctggagcttgtacttgttctccagATTATCGATTTTGTTCTTGTATTGTTGTTATGTAGGACATTCCATTAATTATTTAAGTTTGACCTCACTGTGGgactaaattgatgctaaataaaacttttttggattcaaataggacactttaaaccttaaggacTAAAACAGAATTATGTCCAAACATAGGaaccaatttagtactttacccaatatacaaaaaatattagcaCTTAAAAAGTCTATGTAAACTGACGGCAAAtaccactaccaccaccactACTACTACTAATCACCTGCTCGATCCACATATGAAAGTCCTCTTCTGTTATTGATGAGGATGATCCAAGGCACTCAGGAACAGCCAATTCGATGGCCTCCCCCAAAGTGTTTCCAAATGGCCCACCTGTGGGAGATGGTGATGGAGTGATGGGCATTGGCTCATTCGGCAGAATCGTCGACTCCTGAGCGATATCGAACCATGGTGGGTACTCTGATTGGTGGAGCATCTCTAGCTCGGGTTCTGCCATATTTAGACGATGTGGAGGGAACGGGTACTAGCCTCTTCCAGGGTGAAGCTCGGATAGCAGCATGTCATACAGCATGTCCGAGTAAAAATCTAGGCTGAGCAAGAGATGAGAGAATGGGTGGTTTGGAAGGTAATATGTACGTGAACAAATGTCTCATGAGTTTCAATATACCATGTACATTCATAGCACTAAAAAGAATGGCTAGAAATGTGACCACAGTGAGTAATGGTCTATATGGTGGGCATCCCCACATTCATATAGTCACAAGCTAAGCGGGACTAAAGTCTCCTCTACCACCAGGGCCACTAGCACCTTAGGGTTACAGCTTCTCTCTAGGGTATATCTTATTAAAACTTCTAAAGGATTTCTCTGccattttaaataataactcTTATGCCCAGTTTCTCTTTTCTGAGCACTCTAAGCCTTTAGTAACAATTTAGCACCTTACCCTTATCAATTTACGAAATTTCTGTCTTACCCTTTTTGACACTAAATTCTTCTTTAGGTATCTTTCTTATGTTTTATAGAGACACTTTTTACCCCTAGAATTGCTACTTTACAACTTTACACGTATATTTTACCAAAAGAATTGTTTTACCCTCTAGTAAGTTAATTAACAATTTTTTGGTCTTACTTTATTCCAAGATTACTATTATGCCCCTAAGTATTTCAAGTAATACTTCTTAGACttatttattattgaaattACTGAGTTGACCTTATGATTCTTTGACTGAGGAAAATCGTCAATtcagaattttcacaaaataatccCTTTGAAAtatagatccaaaccaacaatcaaccctaaatcaaattttaatttgtttttcagttaagtcaaacccaataaaaatcgagagtatttaaacttcgggttgtctctcaaggaattgcaggaatgtgtgcatattattggttatgagaattttttggaattttataataagagacaagaaatgtaaataacaagaaagtaagaaaacaaCTAAGAAAGGTCTTGGAAAGGGGTAAGAATTGGAATtcatatcctcattatcattgtcaattgtgatggtaattgtgttttgctctcacttagttatcctctaacaaaaaaaggaaagtcaagtgaattaacttgagttcacaagtcctagtcaactcctagtGAAAGACTAGATTTATTGAAATTCAAGTTAACTAGCAATCTTCAATTACCAATCCACATTA
The genomic region above belongs to Arachis duranensis cultivar V14167 chromosome 3, aradu.V14167.gnm2.J7QH, whole genome shotgun sequence and contains:
- the LOC107479511 gene encoding putative glycerol-3-phosphate transporter 5, which encodes MSMEFNSLSLPPVLTLFPGLKPPNKTLLFHQTCVLVITFLAYASFHASRKPPSIVKSVLGPTVPLNSTQAPNLSPTDAGWPPFNDAHGTHRLGEVDLAFLSSYSVGMYFAGHVGDRIDLRLFLVVGMMGSGIFTVLFGLGYWFDVHVFGYFVVVQIFCGVFQSIGWPCVVAVVGNWLGESKRGFIMGVWSSHTSVGNIVGSFVASGVLEFGWGWSFVVPGLLIIFVGILVYVFLVVSPEDMGFVHPGIEVEMSAQETSAVKNPQGTESEEAMLIQSEDAASSDSSSAIGFLEAWKIPGVASFAFCLFFSKLVAYTFLYWLPFYIRHTAVAGMHISHKTSGLLSTIFDIGGVLGGITAGFISDVIEARAITSILFLFLSIPALILYRAFGSLSILANIGLMFTSGFFVNGPYSLITTAVAADLGMQSSNGGNSRAVATVTAIIDGTGSVGAALGPLLAGYISTRGWNSVFLMLILSILFAGLFLIRVARTEISAKLPEK